The genomic window ACAATAAGTTAATTTATATTCGATGGGTAGATGTTGAAGGTGCTGCAGTAATTGAGAAGGTTATTGTCCAGTATCAAGCTTCTATATATTTATCTGATATTAAATAATTCGTGTAAGAATCCCTATGCTCAGAACAGATAAAAAGTAGAATTGCCACCTTCGACGGACTGAACGTTAAGTCTCGATACTGCATCTCCGGATTCAGCGAGTGAACTGGTAGTGTCTAGAGTTTTTCGCACTTTCTCTTGAGAGGCTCCGTAAGCTCCCCACTCCAAAAACATTTATTGGCGAGCATGCCCCTCCTGAAAATTCCATCCATGGATTGATTAAATATCGTATTGGCTTTCGAGAGCTGTGAGACAGCAGTATCGCACACCGATCCAATCGAGTGTTGGGGGGAACCCATGCTAGTGAGGCTGGAGGTATCCGTCTTAGTGAAGCAAATTGATAATTTAGAATACATGGTAATGTGAAGATCATTATAGTTACTTCTTTAGAATAGTCTTCACATTCGTGTCTTCCATAGCATTATCTGTTAGTTGATATCCAAGTTCACGATATGCTTCGAACTGACGTTCATTAAAGAACTGATCGCCTGTACTTTGATCAGGAAAACTAGGGTATTCTGCACTGTAGCCATATACGTCAGCTGGAAGATCTGGTACAAGTGTTGTTTTAATATATATCATATGACCTTCATCACCGTTATTGTAAGTAATAGTCGCAATTGCGTATCCTCGCTTCGCTAACTTGGAACTGCCTTCCTTTGAATCAGAATCAGCAGTTTCTGGTACCAAACCATCCAACGAACGACTTGTGTTTTCAAAACGGATTCTTACACGAAAATCTACTCTTGCTCTTTCAATCACGTTTGCAAGATCACCGAAACTGAAACTTGGGTCGGCGGATCCATCCGCTAGGATGATGAGCTTAACTTTACGTCGCAACAATTCATAAATACCCGTGTTGTCGAAGTGGCCTCCATCTGTAAGTTCTAGAAACATTGCATTTTCACTGAAGCCTCGGCCTAGGAGTGCTTTAATACCTGGAACGATCATGTTGGGTTCATCTGCAGACTCCGTACTGCGGATCCAGTATCCTAGCCGAATATTTAGAAGTGTCATCAATGCTGAAACAAATCTGCCACGCGTCGGTCCTCGTCCGCAGCTACCGGTATTTGGATTGGCTGCCGCTGCCGATATAGCCATAGCGGATGCCAACGTCATCCCACGCCTACGAAGCCATTTCCATCCTCCGGCAAAACTCGTAGTAGGCCACCATTTAGTTGCGTCGGAGCCACAGTATAAGCGTGACAAAGTAAAGCTATGGCCGCCACGGTCACGATATTTACGCACTGACGAATCGATTAATACAAGATTGGTATTGATTAGGTGATATGGTCGACCTGTGTGTATCTTATGGAGTAATTGTTTTTCAGCCTTACGAGCTTGATTCCAGGTTCCTGTATCGATTGCCACATCGTCTGGCATGAACAACTCCATCAATCTATCGCGATACATCCGGTGATGGCCAGTGTTATTGAGTTTAGAAGTAATGCCCACAAAGAAAGCGATTCCAAGAACAATATATATACTCCAGTGAATCCCTTGTGCCGATTCTGGAGTCTTGTTGATTAGGATGATAGAATATGCTCCAAGAATTAATCCGTAGATAAGGGCCCCGGCGGCGAATTGTGGTAAAACTGTTTTGATCGGGTGCCGCTTTTTCTCCTTTGAACCATTACTTTTCATTAATACAGTTACGAATCCGACGATTGTACCGATACCGGTAAGGCCTCCGGCAATCCAAACTCGCAGTCCGCTTGACACTAGTGGAACAGAACCGATGATCGCAAAGGATATTGCTAACCCCCATATAATGCCTATGAACTTTTGACCTGATACGCGAAATTTGTATTTACGTGTTCCGGACAATGAATACAAGAGTGCGCACACAGCCAAAAAGCAAACCATACCAATAGAAAGTTGAAGTGCAAGAGGTAACGATCCTATTTGTATGCCCCAAGGAAGTGGAATAGATTTATTAGAAAATAATTGAGCCCGCGATACAATGTCGATCAGTGCTATAAGTAGAGCTCCGTACACAAAAAACGACAAAAATATACCTCGCATAGCTACGGCAAACAAGGAGAGGATCCCTAACCCACCACCCGGCGTAAGGTAAGAGGCATTCTGTCTGATGTAGTTAAGTATCCGATTGCTTTTTTCATCTGCTTTATCGATTTCCTCACTCTCGTTCTTTCTTGTTCCATTTTCATCCTTTTGGTAGGTTGGTCTTCCAAAAGGAAAGTTCTCTGGATCTGTTCCAAAACCTTTTTTACCCAAGAACCATGTTAATGAAGTGCCGATGTAGCCACCTCCCGAAACCGTGGACAGGTAGTCGATTTCGGAGAGTATTTTGTGTTTGACTAGTGCTTGTAAGACTCCCAAGCTGAAAGACGCTGAACGGATTCCACCTCCAGATAGTGCTAATCCCCAATATCCCTCTGTCGTCTTTTCTTCCTTGATTTCATCAATTGCTTCGTGTTCATTGGCGATGACAGTTTCTTGAGTGATCTGTTTTGGTTTGTTTTTTTTGAACATGATCAGCTACCTCCGAATAGCCGAGAGATAAATACGACGTACGTATCTCCAAATTTGTCCGATACACCGAGATCTGCAGATAATCCCAGGATCACAGGGTTCTTCTTAAATATTTTGTCTTTGAGCAGGAAGCGTATTTTGGGACGAAATCGGATCACGTCTTTCTTACTCCACGCCTTGGAGAATAACTCGATGTCGGTCATTACCTCGGATTGGCCAATAAGTGCGTCGACGCGCAACTGAGAACCATTTCCGAATGAAGTTTCTATCGCGGCACCAAGGAATAAGTATGAGCTTGCATCGGCAACTTTTCCGGCGTTGTCATCACCTTGGGCATCAAAGATAAACCCTGTGTTCAAGAGAAGCATGAAAGAAGACTCATCTGCATTTCCAAAGCGAGTATGGACGTCGAACTCGGCGATAATTGATCGGCGAACCGTACCCAGCGAGTCGTCTGTTGTCGTACTTGGATCACTCGGATCAGTAGACAGGAACTTCGTAAGACGGCCAAAGTTCGCCAACGCCAGTCTTACACTTCCGCCAACGCGGTGATATCTGTTAAGTTCCGCATACAGAGCCAGCAGAGGAGCGCTGTCTCTCTGGTTGCCGGAGTTAACTGACTTTTCTACATTCAATGGCGAATTAGTACTGCCGAAGGAATAGCCTAGAGAAAAAACATACTGGTTATTAAAAGTGTCGATCTTTGATGTGTTCACATCAACAAAGGTAGTATCGTCGTTGATGTCCAGGTTTTGTGCGAAGCATGTGTTCGTGAAGATCAAACTATACACGAGCATGCCTACTCCAACACAAAATGCTACGGGACGATTAGGAGCGAATAGGCGTTCCATCATGGTTGCCTCCTTTGAGACGAATGCGATGTGAATTCGACTATGCCCTCAATTCTTACATCCGCATTGAGACACAATCAATACAATCGGATTTAGTAAGACCATCGAGAAACCTTAGTTTACTGACTATATGAAGTAGGAACCCCCTAGGGTGTAGATTTAGATTATGGATGAATAATATAGATGTCAAGAAGATACTAGTTTGTACAGTATGAATTGCACGGCTGTCCCTCCCATTTATTCTATCTGGCCACAAAAGCTGACCGAGTAAGATTCGATTAGTTATTTCCGTTTAAAAACGAAACTCTGTAAATAACCGTAGATGGTTTGTTTGACTATCTCTCCTTGGTTGGATTCCTCGAACACTACAGTCACACGGCCATACTGTGAATCGCCCGTGAAGAATGTGGGGGAGTGGGCAACCAGGTTGATGGATTCGTTCTCCGGAGAGATGAGAATAATACTGTCGTCGTGAATGCGGATGGTCGATGTGGCCGACGGTTCGAAATCCAGCATGTAAGTTCCTGTCAAACGTGCCATCTCTTCCTGAGTGAGAGTCATTGTCTCAAGCGGAACAGAGCGAAGAAACGCCGGCAAGATGTAATCTATGAGCATTTGGAAGGGTTGACCAGCGAGTGGACTGTCGTAGTTGCCGCCCGTGAAGACCACTACCATTGCATTATTCGGAAGAACAATGATGTACTGCCCGCCATTACCCGATGCCCAATACGCCGTGACCAGATCCCGACCGATATACGAGGATGCTCTCTGCCACAGATAACCATAGTCGACACCGCTTCGCATCTCCCCTTGTTTTGTCGTGCTCTTATCGATCCACTCTTCGGGTAAGATGCGCTGGCCATTCCAGACTCCGCGGTTCAGCATTAGCTGGCCTATTTTCGCCATCTCTCGCGGGACCATTCTTGCACCGCCACCGATCCAGGCTCGTCCTTTGGGAGAAAACTGCCATTGGAATCGCTCGATAATGAGCGGTTCGAAGAGATAGTGATCTGCAAAGGATTCCAGCTTGAGCCCCGATCCTCGTGCAATCGCCTCGCCAACAAGAATGAGACTGCTGCTGTTGTACATCCAGTACCCGCCCGGTGAATAGGTGAAGGGCAGGTCGATCGAGTACTGCACCCAGTCGTCTGAACGATACATTGCGTTTTCGCAAGCGAAATGAGTAACGAGGTCATCGCATTCATACCCCGACATCATATTGAGCAGGTGACGGATCTCGACCTGTTTTGCTCTCTCGGTCCAGCCGTTGGTAGGCTTGTAGTCATCCTCGAAGAACTTGTACATGGGCTCATTTTCCGATTTTATGAAACCTTTATCGATCGCGATTCCCGTCAACATGGAACCGATCGATTTGGTGGCGGAACGGATCTCATGGAGTGTGTTACGACTATTCCCTTCGAAATATTCTTCCAACGCCAACATACCATCCTTGACAACGAGAACGCTGTGGATATTTACGTAAGCACCCGACTCAGTCCGGGATACCATCGAATCTAATAGAGCTAAGTTGGCGTTGAAAAAAGTAGGCGATGCAACATTCCAACCATCATCGAGCTTCTCTGGCCCTTGCGAGACACCGCTTTTTGACTCGGGAGTGCAAGCAGAGAACACCGCCAGGGTGAGGATCACGACTAGAATTCTTATTGTTGATCTCATTTGGCCTCCTTGCCAGCAAGCTGTAACGTGCAGTGCACTTCTGCAATCATGCTGGAACAATAAATATTATCAAAAAGAAAAAAAGAGGATAACCCATCACAATTAATCTGGCTACCACCAACTGGCCAACAGTCGCAGCCCCTGTCCCTTCCATGAGAAGGCACCTCTATATCAAGGCGGGTTTCTTCTACCTTGTAGAAATAAGTCTAGGCCGCCTGTACGCCGCAAAACCCGACGCTCCACTTAGCCATTAAACGCGTATCCCGGAACATCCCCACCCAACGCGCCCCGACCCAATCGAGCGCCGGGGGGACCCCAGGCTGGTGGGGTGGTAAGATATCTGCCTGAGCACTGCCAATTAATTATTTGGAAAACATGATGTTATGGTGTGGGAGATGGTGTGCTGATTTCATGGTCAGGAGAAGAATATTCCTTTTTGAAGAAACTGACCACTTTAGAGTAACCGCAAACATTGTAAGGCGGATGGTATTAATAGGAGGGACAGGAAGGGACAGCACTTGCAACCTATTGAAATCAATGCAGGATGAATAATGGCGAGGGACAACAGGAATAAATGGGAGGAACAACGGGAGCTTGCTGCAACTGTTACAATATTACAGCAATTATATCATTCGCAAAGGTATAAATTTGGTATCATTCCAAGCGAATATATGGTACAATACCAAAACAATTCGATTTTTTATTGAGGCATCACCCTAGCTACAAAGATGAGGAAAATGCGCTTCACCCTCCGTTATTCATCCCGATTCCTCTTTGTCTGTTTATTTAATATTGATTTCCCCACATTAAATTTCGAAAGGATGACATAACATGAACCGAGTCATGAGGATCGTTCTGATTCTGAATCTTCTGTTTATTGTCAGCATTGTACCGTCGCTGTGGGCAGACTGGTCAAATGACGGAGTAGAAGTCACCATCAAGCCAGGAGTTCAAAGAAGGTGTCAATTGACAACAGATGGCGCAGGAGGCGCAATCATAGTATGGGAGGATTCCACCCATGTATATGATACTTATCTTGTTAGAGATATATACGCCCAACGGATCGATTTGATGGGAAATGCGCAGTGGGGCTCTTATGGAAAAGCTGTCTGCACTGCCGGGGGAGATAAGGAAAGATGCCAGATAATTTCCGATTTGCAGGGTGGAGCTTTCATAGTATGGGAAGATGGCCGCAACTTTGCTTCTAAGATCTACGCCCAGCGGATCTATGGCGATGGAACTGACCACTGGTCCTATAATGGAGCGCCTGTCTGCACCGAGGTGTCAATGCAGTCCGATCCACAGTTGGTATTGGATTGGGTTGGCGGTGTAATTGTTGTTTGGATGGACAATCGACACGGCCAGGGTGATATATACGCCCAGCGGATAAATGGCTCCGGAGTGCCTCTCTGGCGTGCTGACGGTGATTCAATCTGTATTGCTGCTGGTAAACAGGAAGGGCCGCAGATAATATCGGATGGCTCCGGCGGAGCGATCATGACGTGGTTCGACCAGCGAAGCGGTACCAACGACATTTACGCGCAGAGGGTCGACTCCAACGGCAACATTCTCTGGACCTTTAACGGAGTACCTGTCTGCACAGCTGCGAATGAACAAAATTGGCCCTGCATCGTTTCCGACGGAGCAGGCGGAGCGATCATAGCATGGCATGACGTGCGAAACGGTTTCCAGCTGGACATCTATGCACAGCGAATAGATGCTACGGGTGCGGCCCTGTGGACAACCGATGGAGTGGCACTCTGTACCGCGATAGGAGATCAGTACGATACTGAAATAGTGTCGGATGGAGCGGGCGGAGCTATCGTGTGGTGGATCGACAGGAGGAACGTCGTGTTCTCTGACTTAGTGGCCCAGCGGATCGATGCCGCTGGCGTCGTTCAGTGGAATATCGATGGAGTCCCAATCTGCCAAGTATTTGGTGATTATATCACGGAACCTTTTTCAAAGGGGTTAGTATCCGATGGAGCCGGAGGGGCGATCGCAACGTGGCAGGACACGCGCGGTAATACCATATACGCTCAAAGGATAGATCATTCAGGATCGATGCAGTGGGCGAGTAATGGAATGCCTGTCTCCACGGCTCAGTCCCAGGATATGCCCCGGATCACATCCGATGGTTCCGGAGGTGCAATAATCGCCTGGGAGGGAGATAGGTTCGATGAACCTAACATATATGCCCAGCAGATCAACGCTGAGGGAAGACTGGGTCTTCTTGATCCCGTTATTCACTCGGTAAGTGATATATACGGTGACGAGGGTGGATTTGTGAACCTGATCTGGGATGCTCCCCGGACTGATTTTCTGACCGGAGATATCACGGAGTATACTATCTGGCGGGCGTTGGAGACCCCAGCAGCGCAGAGTATGATCAGCAGGGATGCGGTGGTCGTTTCCAGTCCCTCTGAGGCGCTGGATGCAGCATGGGAGGAAAGAGAAGGTCCCATCCTTCGTCACGCTATCCTCAACGGGACCATGTTTTATTGGGAACTGATCTTCACACAGGCAGCCTATCGTCTCGAGGGTTATGCCAAGGCAGTGCCGACACTCTTCGATTCAACGGCCGTCAATGACGATTATCACTACTTCCAGGTCATCGCCCACACGTCCGATCCCTCGATCTTCTATGTCTCTGAACCTGATAGCGGATACTCGGTAGACGATCTCGCTCCCTGTTCCCCGGCCGGGTTCACGGGTACACAGTCTTTTGCCCCGGAAGGTCTCTGGCTTACCTGGAATCCGAACATGGAGGGAGACTTTGACCTCTACAACATCTATCGTGATATAGGATCTTCTTTTGAACCAGGACCAGGCAACCTGCTCCTATCTACTTGCGAGACGAATACCTTCGATGCAGGGTGGAATTGGGAAGCGGGCTACTGCTATAAGATCGCAGCGGTCGATATTAACGGCAACGAGAGCGAATATACATCATTGTGTGAAGAACAGGTGACCGGCGATGATCCGGTTCTGCTTCCCGTTGCGACTTTTCTTGACCAGAATTACCCCAACCCTTTCAATCCGAGTACGACGATTTCATTCGGATTGAAGGAGAGCGGACACATCTCGTTGAGGATCTATGATACGTCTGGAAGGCTGGTGGCGACGCTCGCAGATGAAACAAGGCCAGCGGG from Candidatus Latescibacterota bacterium includes these protein-coding regions:
- a CDS encoding patatin-like phospholipase family protein; translated protein: MFKKNKPKQITQETVIANEHEAIDEIKEEKTTEGYWGLALSGGGIRSASFSLGVLQALVKHKILSEIDYLSTVSGGGYIGTSLTWFLGKKGFGTDPENFPFGRPTYQKDENGTRKNESEEIDKADEKSNRILNYIRQNASYLTPGGGLGILSLFAVAMRGIFLSFFVYGALLIALIDIVSRAQLFSNKSIPLPWGIQIGSLPLALQLSIGMVCFLAVCALLYSLSGTRKYKFRVSGQKFIGIIWGLAISFAIIGSVPLVSSGLRVWIAGGLTGIGTIVGFVTVLMKSNGSKEKKRHPIKTVLPQFAAGALIYGLILGAYSIILINKTPESAQGIHWSIYIVLGIAFFVGITSKLNNTGHHRMYRDRLMELFMPDDVAIDTGTWNQARKAEKQLLHKIHTGRPYHLINTNLVLIDSSVRKYRDRGGHSFTLSRLYCGSDATKWWPTTSFAGGWKWLRRRGMTLASAMAISAAAANPNTGSCGRGPTRGRFVSALMTLLNIRLGYWIRSTESADEPNMIVPGIKALLGRGFSENAMFLELTDGGHFDNTGIYELLRRKVKLIILADGSADPSFSFGDLANVIERARVDFRVRIRFENTSRSLDGLVPETADSDSKEGSSKLAKRGYAIATITYNNGDEGHMIYIKTTLVPDLPADVYGYSAEYPSFPDQSTGDQFFNERQFEAYRELGYQLTDNAMEDTNVKTILKK
- a CDS encoding beta-lactamase family protein, yielding MRSTIRILVVILTLAVFSACTPESKSGVSQGPEKLDDGWNVASPTFFNANLALLDSMVSRTESGAYVNIHSVLVVKDGMLALEEYFEGNSRNTLHEIRSATKSIGSMLTGIAIDKGFIKSENEPMYKFFEDDYKPTNGWTERAKQVEIRHLLNMMSGYECDDLVTHFACENAMYRSDDWVQYSIDLPFTYSPGGYWMYNSSSLILVGEAIARGSGLKLESFADHYLFEPLIIERFQWQFSPKGRAWIGGGARMVPREMAKIGQLMLNRGVWNGQRILPEEWIDKSTTKQGEMRSGVDYGYLWQRASSYIGRDLVTAYWASGNGGQYIIVLPNNAMVVVFTGGNYDSPLAGQPFQMLIDYILPAFLRSVPLETMTLTQEEMARLTGTYMLDFEPSATSTIRIHDDSIILISPENESINLVAHSPTFFTGDSQYGRVTVVFEESNQGEIVKQTIYGYLQSFVFKRK
- a CDS encoding T9SS type A sorting domain-containing protein, producing MNRVMRIVLILNLLFIVSIVPSLWADWSNDGVEVTIKPGVQRRCQLTTDGAGGAIIVWEDSTHVYDTYLVRDIYAQRIDLMGNAQWGSYGKAVCTAGGDKERCQIISDLQGGAFIVWEDGRNFASKIYAQRIYGDGTDHWSYNGAPVCTEVSMQSDPQLVLDWVGGVIVVWMDNRHGQGDIYAQRINGSGVPLWRADGDSICIAAGKQEGPQIISDGSGGAIMTWFDQRSGTNDIYAQRVDSNGNILWTFNGVPVCTAANEQNWPCIVSDGAGGAIIAWHDVRNGFQLDIYAQRIDATGAALWTTDGVALCTAIGDQYDTEIVSDGAGGAIVWWIDRRNVVFSDLVAQRIDAAGVVQWNIDGVPICQVFGDYITEPFSKGLVSDGAGGAIATWQDTRGNTIYAQRIDHSGSMQWASNGMPVSTAQSQDMPRITSDGSGGAIIAWEGDRFDEPNIYAQQINAEGRLGLLDPVIHSVSDIYGDEGGFVNLIWDAPRTDFLTGDITEYTIWRALETPAAQSMISRDAVVVSSPSEALDAAWEEREGPILRHAILNGTMFYWELIFTQAAYRLEGYAKAVPTLFDSTAVNDDYHYFQVIAHTSDPSIFYVSEPDSGYSVDDLAPCSPAGFTGTQSFAPEGLWLTWNPNMEGDFDLYNIYRDIGSSFEPGPGNLLLSTCETNTFDAGWNWEAGYCYKIAAVDINGNESEYTSLCEEQVTGDDPVLLPVATFLDQNYPNPFNPSTTISFGLKESGHISLRIYDTSGRLVATLADETRPAGNYTVDWNGRDGQGSSVASGVYFYKLNSKNFEETKKMILLR